From Humisphaera borealis, the proteins below share one genomic window:
- a CDS encoding transposase codes for MSRRLRTVGMSQLFERLLAIVSEKFGTPLVKQIDSKPLVVGAYSKDPDARRGRLADGQFCKGYRLHAVSHGRIFKQFLIDSLNTNDAVVGPKLLPKLEGGGYVLGDNAYDTNDCHEASASAGHQLVAPPREVNKGKRDKKYNGPERLRGLDIIDSPLENCGEPSQA; via the coding sequence ATGAGCCGCCGTCTGCGAACCGTCGGCATGAGCCAACTGTTCGAGCGGCTCCTGGCCATCGTGTCGGAGAAGTTCGGCACCCCGCTGGTCAAACAGATTGATTCCAAGCCACTGGTCGTCGGCGCTTACAGCAAGGACCCTGACGCCAGGCGGGGACGCCTGGCCGATGGGCAGTTCTGCAAAGGCTACCGCCTGCATGCAGTGTCGCACGGCCGGATTTTCAAGCAGTTTCTGATCGACTCGCTCAACACCAACGATGCGGTCGTCGGACCGAAATTGCTGCCGAAGCTCGAAGGCGGCGGATACGTGTTGGGCGACAACGCCTACGACACCAACGATTGCCACGAGGCGTCGGCGTCGGCGGGTCATCAGTTGGTCGCGCCCCCGAGGGAGGTCAACAAGGGCAAGCGGGACAAAAAGTACAACGGCCCCGAGCGACTCCGCGGGCTGGACATCATCGACAGTCCGCTGGAGAACTGCGGGGAGCCGAGTCAGGCATAG
- a CDS encoding transposase — MPRRKFTREFKISAVQPVNHQGYTIAAAAKSLGIAPTA; from the coding sequence ATGCCACGAAGGAAGTTCACGCGGGAGTTCAAAATCTCCGCCGTCCAACCCGTCAACCACCAGGGCTACACGATCGCGGCGGCGGCCAAGAGCCTGGGCATTGCCCCAACTGCCTGA
- a CDS encoding tyrosine-type recombinase/integrase, whose protein sequence is MASVIKRKKSSKVWTGIYIDHTGRQVWKALYADKAESLRAVQRLEDAAKRIANGDIDPAAEERRRERAKSVQDHIRGFEASMISNARSAGHVSYSTRDVELFVAHAGVKHAAAVTRQHVDAWRTHCLDVGYLDPRRLKRKERDGDVPLIPSPDARRTVNRRVASVRAWLYWCQQAGVIDRNPLHRYGTLATAGHERRGRRRALSREELDKLLTATPDEHRRLVYRFAALTGFRRSEVASLTAASFDLKEATVTVGALHAKRKDADQTLPLHRELVGPVGALIKTVGKGQPLFAVPPKNDVVATLHADLRAAGVETAGIVFHSLRHTFCSLLAAKQIRPEVLKHLARHRDIKTTLGYYVHWRSSDERDAINAM, encoded by the coding sequence ATGGCGAGTGTGATCAAGCGTAAGAAGTCGTCCAAGGTCTGGACCGGGATCTACATTGACCACACCGGACGGCAAGTCTGGAAGGCCCTGTATGCGGACAAGGCCGAGAGTCTGCGCGCCGTGCAGCGACTGGAGGACGCCGCCAAGAGGATCGCCAATGGCGACATCGATCCTGCGGCGGAGGAACGTCGTCGCGAACGGGCGAAATCCGTACAGGACCATATCAGGGGCTTCGAAGCGTCGATGATTTCCAATGCACGCTCCGCCGGCCATGTGTCCTACTCAACGCGAGACGTCGAACTCTTCGTCGCTCACGCCGGCGTCAAGCATGCGGCGGCCGTCACCCGCCAGCATGTCGATGCTTGGCGGACGCACTGCCTCGACGTCGGATATCTGGACCCTCGTCGGCTGAAGCGCAAGGAGCGTGACGGCGACGTCCCATTGATTCCCAGTCCCGATGCCCGACGGACCGTAAATCGCAGGGTCGCTTCCGTCCGTGCCTGGCTGTATTGGTGCCAGCAGGCAGGTGTGATCGATCGCAACCCGCTGCATCGCTATGGAACTCTGGCGACTGCTGGGCACGAGCGGCGGGGCAGGCGCCGCGCGCTGTCGCGTGAGGAGCTCGACAAGCTTCTCACCGCCACACCGGATGAGCATCGCCGGCTGGTGTACCGTTTCGCGGCGCTGACGGGGTTTCGCAGGTCGGAGGTTGCAAGTCTGACCGCAGCCAGCTTTGACCTGAAAGAGGCAACGGTCACTGTCGGGGCACTGCATGCCAAGCGAAAAGATGCCGACCAAACATTGCCACTTCATCGCGAGCTGGTTGGGCCGGTCGGGGCGCTCATAAAAACCGTCGGTAAAGGCCAGCCCTTGTTCGCCGTCCCGCCGAAGAATGACGTGGTCGCGACGCTCCATGCCGACCTTCGGGCAGCGGGCGTTGAGACGGCTGGCATTGTTTTTCACTCTTTAAGACACACCTTCTGCAGCTTGCTAGCGGCCAAACAGATCCGGCCGGAGGTTCTAAAGCACCTCGCGAGGCACAGGGACATAAAAACCACATTGGGCTACTACGTTCACTGGCGGTCATCCGACGAACGCGACGCAATCAATGCAATGTAA
- a CDS encoding helix-turn-helix transcriptional regulator, which yields MTMTSWTVPGGPGAGRSGARVIDPIAGLSDPAFAGSLIAARMCVLFDAQRSTLLDRVWMTAAGQSAVDPNHLSASWFAGDSPMDDRIIKLAAAAGIPYAGGSWRDFLLSLATGPFKEAGDFHPTPMPLPSRLRPPRKRRLPAPRPSLPSAVYTPAELAHLLQLSPRKIRAMKSSGVLPKPLPFGRVVRWCRTDIHRWLEGLGAP from the coding sequence ATGACGATGACCAGCTGGACTGTCCCGGGCGGTCCAGGCGCGGGGCGATCCGGGGCGCGCGTTATTGATCCGATTGCTGGCTTGAGTGACCCGGCCTTTGCCGGATCGCTGATTGCTGCCAGAATGTGTGTACTGTTCGACGCCCAACGTTCAACACTGCTGGACCGTGTATGGATGACAGCGGCTGGGCAGTCCGCTGTAGACCCTAACCACCTTAGTGCGTCTTGGTTCGCCGGAGACAGCCCGATGGACGATCGGATCATTAAGCTCGCCGCTGCTGCCGGAATCCCCTATGCAGGCGGATCGTGGAGGGACTTTTTGCTATCGCTCGCGACGGGACCCTTCAAAGAGGCGGGCGACTTTCACCCCACCCCGATGCCATTGCCCAGCAGGTTGCGACCGCCCAGGAAGCGGAGATTGCCGGCACCTCGGCCGTCATTGCCGAGCGCCGTTTACACCCCCGCCGAACTCGCGCATCTGTTGCAACTTTCTCCCCGGAAGATCCGGGCAATGAAGTCCTCCGGCGTACTGCCGAAGCCCCTACCTTTCGGCCGGGTGGTACGGTGGTGCCGGACAGATATCCATCGATGGCTGGAGGGACTGGGCGCGCCGTAG
- a CDS encoding ParB/RepB/Spo0J family partition protein, which yields MTLSSDDCPNKPADAPVPPVEACPSVEPNTAADLPGDPSAGPPAPDPVEELDRLLNSPRPPVEVPILDLLPVDRGMQVREGCNPDAVSNYATAMNRGDALPPIRVIKDRGRVRVFDGFHRLDAAISLGRESVACTVYEISRNQAELLAIRSNVVHGRVLGNAEKAAAVNKMLAGSNSTWSDNHIAGLCGVSAALVAARRKLSGAKSPTRTAVRRGVPYQMRVDKIGRATKSRAPAVNAPPASVQPRSTAIRVADQFQKLEVWGQRAGDDEWRSLVVAMSDHGAPLTTAIETMSSQFSTLQSATLSPVQVGAARASLEAFDAAFQQYLERLDAVMKRQGIEACREP from the coding sequence ATGACGCTGTCGAGTGATGATTGTCCGAACAAGCCCGCCGATGCCCCGGTCCCGCCCGTGGAGGCATGCCCCTCCGTGGAGCCGAACACCGCTGCCGATCTTCCCGGCGACCCGAGTGCCGGCCCGCCGGCACCTGACCCGGTCGAGGAGCTCGATCGTCTGCTCAATTCCCCGAGGCCCCCCGTCGAGGTCCCGATCCTGGACCTCCTGCCGGTGGACCGCGGCATGCAAGTGCGGGAAGGTTGTAATCCGGATGCCGTGTCGAACTATGCCACCGCGATGAACCGCGGCGACGCCCTCCCGCCGATTCGGGTCATCAAGGACCGGGGACGCGTCCGTGTCTTCGACGGTTTCCACAGGCTTGACGCCGCAATCAGCCTCGGTCGGGAAAGTGTCGCCTGTACTGTTTACGAGATCTCCCGCAACCAGGCCGAGTTGCTCGCAATCAGGAGCAACGTTGTGCACGGGCGGGTTCTGGGCAACGCGGAGAAGGCCGCCGCGGTCAACAAAATGCTGGCGGGCAGCAACTCTACTTGGAGCGATAACCACATCGCTGGGTTGTGCGGCGTGAGTGCTGCCCTGGTCGCCGCACGCCGCAAGCTGAGCGGTGCCAAGAGCCCCACCAGGACGGCAGTTAGGCGGGGCGTCCCCTACCAGATGCGCGTTGACAAGATCGGCCGCGCTACCAAGAGTCGGGCCCCTGCGGTCAACGCCCCGCCCGCATCCGTGCAGCCCCGCTCTACTGCCATCAGGGTCGCTGATCAGTTTCAGAAGCTGGAGGTTTGGGGGCAGCGGGCCGGCGACGACGAATGGCGATCGCTCGTCGTCGCTATGAGCGATCACGGTGCGCCGCTCACCACGGCCATCGAGACGATGAGCAGCCAGTTCTCGACGCTCCAGAGCGCTACTCTGAGCCCCGTTCAGGTTGGGGCGGCACGGGCGTCGCTTGAAGCTTTTGACGCCGCATTTCAGCAGTATCTCGAACGGCTTGATGCGGTCATGAAGCGGCAGGGTATCGAGGCGTGCCGGGAACCGTAG
- a CDS encoding RecB family exonuclease produces the protein MRTCPRKFAFSYVERARPSFVPATLRFGGSIHAALELRYRCRLEGLTATPEALLSAYHDAWRREHQRDGDIPVRFNKGDDTDTLAALADRMLRSFLDSPLATPKGTILGVEEELRVELVPDLPDLLARVDLVTMTDESLFVIDFKTSRSRWTEPKAQESGDQLVLYGRTVEELGRTLGLPVKLHFAIITKAKKPVIQLLPVPTDPTRVAALTESVSQVWRAIQTGNFYPSPSPQNCTSCPFRSRCPVFAG, from the coding sequence ATGCGGACCTGTCCCCGAAAGTTTGCCTTCAGCTACGTCGAGAGAGCCCGACCGTCCTTCGTCCCCGCCACGCTGCGGTTCGGCGGCTCGATCCACGCCGCCTTGGAACTGCGTTACCGCTGCCGGCTCGAAGGCCTGACCGCGACGCCCGAGGCGTTGCTGTCGGCGTACCACGATGCCTGGCGACGCGAACACCAGCGCGATGGCGACATCCCCGTCCGCTTCAACAAAGGCGACGACACGGACACCCTCGCCGCCCTGGCCGATCGCATGCTCCGGTCCTTCCTGGATTCGCCGCTGGCGACGCCCAAAGGCACCATCCTGGGCGTCGAAGAAGAGCTACGTGTGGAGCTCGTCCCGGACCTGCCCGACCTGCTGGCCCGGGTGGACCTGGTCACGATGACCGACGAATCGCTGTTCGTCATCGACTTTAAAACGAGCCGATCGCGGTGGACCGAGCCCAAAGCCCAGGAGTCTGGCGACCAACTTGTGCTCTACGGCCGAACGGTCGAGGAGCTTGGCCGCACCCTCGGCCTGCCGGTCAAGCTGCACTTTGCGATCATCACCAAGGCGAAAAAGCCGGTGATTCAGCTTCTGCCTGTGCCGACTGACCCGACTCGTGTCGCCGCACTTACCGAGTCGGTGAGCCAGGTGTGGCGGGCAATCCAGACCGGGAACTTCTACCCAAGCCCGTCGCCGCAGAACTGTACGTCGTGCCCCTTCCGCAGCCGCTGCCCAGTGTTCGCGGGCTGA